In Vitis vinifera cultivar Pinot Noir 40024 chromosome 4, ASM3070453v1, the genomic window TGACCAAGTCTATCATGCCAGTTGTCAAGAGAGGGTTTGACACCCATGCAAGCTCATTTTATCCCTATAATGGAAGCATCTCTAGTTGACCACTTATAGACATTATTCTTGCTCCATTCCCGAGTAAGCAGTGTCCTTGTGGCTATATCCTTCGCACAGAAAGAAGAAGAGTTAAACTAAATGAAGGCATTATTTGTCTTGCAAAATTGTAAGGcaaaaattaagctttgtttCATTGTGGGGATACACAAAacattagagagagagagaagtaaGATGAAGTTAAGACAGTTGTCTTTCCAACATGAGTGATAGTCAAACCTCTACCATCTCCAATGACGATTTCATCCAGGCCTTTGTATGGTTGGTTAAGAGACATGATGTTAAGATCATATGTAACATGATGTGAGGTACCAATATCTAAGAGCCAATTGGTTGAGTTGCTAATGGTGATAGTTAGATTGGCAATAGGTGTGGATGAAACGAATAGTTTCTTAGTAGGGCAACACCGGTGAATAGTATGACTTATCTTCTCACAAAATTGGCATATCATAGTGGTGTTCTTGCTAGAGTGTTGATTCTCAAAATGAGGAGGGCGTTGGCCTTGTTGATTCCCAAAATGAGGAGGGTATTGTCCTTGTTCTTTCCTATTggagaaatatatttttctagGGGCTTTTTTCACTATTGGAAGATGAAAATTGGGTATTGTTGACAGTAATAGTACCAAGATTTCCAATGGAACAAAGCTTTTCATGCCTGAGGAAGGCTTCATATTCTACTAATTTGTCACATAACTCATCAAATGTGATCACGGTATCCCATGCTCAGACAATAGTGTCAATTTCTTTGAATTCAGGACCAGCACCATTCAGTGTGTGAGTGATGAGGTATTAGTTTAGAATGGGTGCCCCAAGAAGATCCAGTTCATTGACGATATCACGAATTGTTGCTAATCAACTACTAGTTGAGAGCCACGGTTGAGAAGAGTGAGTTGTTCTGCCAATCCCATGGTTTTGGAGGATGAAGGATTAGCATAGAGCTTTGTAAGATGATGTCATGCTTCAATGGAGGTTTAGCATGAATGAACCACAGGTACAACTTTGTGGCTAAGGGAACCGATGATTCTAAGAAGAAGTTTGTCCTATCTTGTCTGAAAAATATAGTCAAAATTGGAGATTTGTTTACCATCAATTGTGATTTCTGAGAATGGATATGGTTTTGTTCCATCAATGTAGCCAAGTAAGTCATATCCAAAGAGCAATGTATCAAACTATGTTTTCCACGAATAATAGTTGATGGGGGTAAGTTTGAGTGGAAGTTGGCTAACTCCGTTGATGGCAATGAGATTGTTGGGGTTCATGGTGGTATTGGTTGATAGGGGAAGGTGGGATGGTATGGTTGAGCTTGCATTGGCCATGGTGAAACGtagaatgaagaaaaagaactcATGGGAGCTAGAATAGTTGTGATGCCATAGGAAGGTAAATGGATGAATGGTCAAAGTATATTATTCTTTGTACACTACAGCTTAAAACCTTTAAATATAGACATGACTTTCCAAAAGATACATGAAATATACAAGGTATACATATATTACTCCTAAATATAAGAATTGACTGTTGTGTCCTCTTGATTTGTGGGTGAGATTGGTTCACTCCTAATAATggttattattatataaaaattatggacttcctttttgtctttaaaaattatttgtaaaatttcttACATTTTATGTAGAAGTTACtatcattttctatttatgaacacaaaaaataagaagtgtatccaaacaaCACCTAAGGTATTCAATAttagaaatggagaagaaaagcTAAAAAATGAGTTGAACTCGATATTGTTATTGTATGCCATTTACTTAATTTGAAAAGAGCTATTGGAGTTAAGAATTTAAACTACATTGCAAAAAGTTGAGTTCTCATAAAAAGTTTCTGAATTGTCTTCTTTGCATGCcaagaaatttaaattagatTGCCTTGGAAAAACATCAACCTTTTGTAGAGATAATAACATCATAACCCTATACCATATGAAACATATGCCTAAACTAAACCATATGGTACCAGCTTGCTTGAACTTCCAAACCCAACTTGAGGTTACTTGAAAAACTATCTGAATCCTTTCTTAGTCACTATTAAGAACCCTAGTCGTTCAAGGATAACAACTTTTCCACATTTCccatattttcatttcttctatGTGCACAATAAAGCATCATATATTCTTTTCTTCTATGTGCACAATAAAGTATCATTTCCTGCCTTGATTATATTACTAAGTAGTTTGACTTGTGTAGATGAAAGTGGTGCCTGAAGATCAACCATTCAACTGGCTTCCTCAAGGCCTTGGAAACCACAATCAGGAATCCCACCGTCCTAGTACGTCTAACTCAAGGTATATTCTGTCTTAAAACAATCATACtaattcatatttcttttattcacattttttattattcccaAAGgaagttgaaaagaaaaattaaaattatctcCAAATGGTTTCAGATGCCTGAACTCGCTCTACGATCCAGCTTATGAGGAAATGGGTTTGCCCATAGATCCTCATTTGCGCTTGTTTCTAGCAAGCATGAACCAAGATAAGGGTAAATGCCTTTTCTAGCTATAGCTTTGTTTATATGGTCTTATCTATATTTCATAATATACGATAGGAGATCTAATCATTTTTCATCCTTGATTTTTATTGTGGCAGCAACTAGTAATGAAACCAATCGACCCAAGTGATCAGCCTATGGGATCTCAGATTCATTGGTTAAATGAACTTTTTTAGGGGGTTGCTTGCTAGTTTGGTTTAATCTTTACTCTGGTGATCTTTTTATGTTTGTGCTAaggggatttttttattttattttatggaccCACATGTTTAAGGTGGCATCTCAATGGTGAAcctcttattttaaaatgtttgttttgaaaactttttttttattttttgtttgtgattcctctcattttattttattttttaaaataaaagaaaaaaacaaaaataaaaccctaaatcactctaaaaatgaaaataaagagtCAACAAACCAAGGATGTGTGTTTAGGGTCAGATTACTCAATAGAGAGATGCTAGGCACCCTCATAGTGGGAGGTTGCAATACTGGAATTCCAAGACATGATTAACATCCCATATCCAATCAACTACATGAGTTATGGATATAGATAAGTATGCATATGTTGTGAAACTAAGAACAAAATTAGGGGTCTATAGTTGTTGTTATGTTTAGTGATGCAATTTGATAAAGGGGCTATTTGGATATATACTAGTTTTCTTAGTTTctttaattgaaatttaatcAGATGATTTATTGGTCCCTCTTTAAATTAAAGTTACATGGGTGTGAgaaagggttaatttcattcacatcCCCTTGAGGTTTTGACAAAATACACTTAGACCCACTGGTTAGAAATttccgccccccccccccccccccccccccccctccccctctaTTTTGAGACCCTTAGTAGTATTGACACCCttagaattttattctaaagttgattcaacatctcattatagagaatcaattgtacTCCAGTactttatgtaaataacaatgagatgaaGTTTAGGTTTGTAACTTACTATCCAGTAcatgtagactccccatgaaccAATGCTTATAATATACataggtagtgttatcacctatcaagattacctctctaatCCTGAAGTTACAAATcttacttattatgtgatcaattgacatagtCCTGCTCCAAGGAGTACATGTGAAATTTCcattaaagaaaatgttatggccatagtcttctagatcacatgtcctttggatcactcaaagggacacactgtctcaaacccatgagatatcatggtgcctttattgaatACATATTGCCAACAACCTCCATCAACAACGAACAAGGGCATTTTCtagcaaataaattttcatctagACTTAACAATTAGCAAGAACAATTTCCAGCATATCAATAACTTAGACAATCATAACAACAACAATGCCCAAGTTAGTTCAATAACCAATATAATTGTTCTCCTATACAAAGTCAAATCTATAAGAAAGTTGGTCACattgcctttaattttttttattattataacaaGGATAGTGATGAAACTCTCAACAGTTTTGAGGCATCGTTGGACTAAGCTTAAATTTAAACTTCTCCCAAGGTTTTGGTTCATCCACAGGTGAAAGTCCTCATTGGATTG contains:
- the LOC132253591 gene encoding uncharacterized protein LOC132253591, coding for MQRGYQQMANNPSFTPFGPQQAPLQAPAYPTGGPPYHHFLMPTMHNPQMKVVPEDQPFNWLPQGLGNHNQESHRPSTSNSRCLNSLYDPAYEEMGLPIDPHLRLFLASMNQDKATSNETNRPK